From Haliotis asinina isolate JCU_RB_2024 chromosome 8, JCU_Hal_asi_v2, whole genome shotgun sequence, a single genomic window includes:
- the LOC137295248 gene encoding cell division control protein 42 homolog — protein sequence MKGGNQNMKNLDEKFVYCAIMGDSMVGKTSISETYSKRYFNDNSESTVFDNYVVPLQVAGEEFGISMFDTAGKKRFESLRMFSYQECEVVLLCFSTCDRGTFHSVSDLWMAELKRHSKHCKQKRPVILVGTKIDLRVGNEDSEVSTEEGVQLAKVIGADCYVECSSRDQKALKEVFQHVVFSALKFRKKKSNIFKKMFRRRSASFANY from the exons ATGAAGGGAGGAAACCAAAATATGAAGAACCTTGATGAGAAATTTGTGTACTGTGCCATCATGGGAGACAGTATGGTAGGAAAAACAAGCATCTCCGAGACCTATTCTAAGAGATATTTTAATGACAACTCTGAAAGCACAGTGTTTGACAACTATGTCGTTCCACTGCAAGTTGCTGGAGAGGAGTTTGGCATCAGTATGTTCGACACTGCAGGAAAG aaacgttTTGAGAGCCTGAGAATGTTCTCCTATCAGGAATGTGAAGTCGTGCTTCTGTGTTTCTCGACCTGTGACCGGGGGACATTTCACTCTGTCAGTGACCTGTGGATGGCAGAACTGAAGAGACACTCCAAACATTGCAAACAGAAGAGACCAGTCATCCTGGTGGGCACCAAGATTGACCTTCGAGTAGGGAATGAAGACAGCGAGGTCAGCACTGAAGAGGGTGTCCAACTGGCCAAGGTCATCGGTGCTGACTGCTATGTGGAGTGTTCGTCTCGTGACCAAAAGGCTTTGAAGGAGGTCTTTCAGCACGTTGTATTCTCCGCTCTCAAATTCAGGAAAAAGAAAAGCAACATTTTCAAGAAGATGTTCAGACGCAGAAGTGCCTCGTTTGCTAATTATTAA
- the LOC137295250 gene encoding cell division control protein 42 homolog produces MKGGNQNMKNLDEKFVYCAIMGDSMVGKTSISDTYSKRYFNEKSESTVFDNYVVPLQVAGEEFGISMFDTAGKKRFESLKMFSYQECEVVLLCFSTCDRGTFHSVSDLWMAELKRHSKHCKQKRPVILVGTKIDLRVGNEDSEVSTDEGVQLAKVIGADCYVECSSRDQKALKEVFQHVVFSALKFRKKKSNIFKKMFRRRSASFANY; encoded by the exons ATGAAGGGAGGAAACCAAAATATGAAGAACCTTGATGAGAAATTTGTGTACTGTGCCATCATGGGAGACAGTATGGTAGGAAAAACAAGCATCTCCGACACCTATTCTAAGAGATATTTTAATGAGAAATCTGAAAGCACAGTGTTTGACAACTATGTCGTTCCACTGCAAGTTGCTGGAGAGGAGTTTGGCATCAGTATGTTCGACACTGCAGGAAAG aaacgttTTGAGAGCCTGAAAATGTTCTCCTATCAGGAATGTGAAGTTGTGCTTCTGTGTTTCTCGACCTGTGACCGGGGGACATTTCACTCTGTCAGTGACCTGTGGATGGCAGAACTGAAGAGACACTCCAAACATTGCAAACAGAAGAGACCAGTCATCCTGGTGGGCACCAAGATTGACCTTCGAGTAGGGAATGAAGACAGCGAGGTCAGCACTGACGAGGGTGTCCAACTGGCCAAGGTCATCGGTGCTGACTGCTATGTGGAGTGTTCGTCTCGTGACCAAAAGGCTTTGAAGGAGGTCTTTCAGCACGTTGTATTCTCCGCTCTCAAATTCAGGAAAAAGAAAAGCAACATTTTCAAGAAGATGTTCAGACGCAGAAGTGCCTCGTTTGCTAATTATTAA
- the LOC137295251 gene encoding cell division control protein 42 homolog, which translates to MKGGNQNMKNLDEKFVYCAIMGDSMVGKTSISETYSKRYFNDNSESTVFDNYVVPLQVAGEEFGISMFDTAGKKCFESLRMFSYQECEVVLLCFSTCDRGTFHSVSDLWMAELKRHSKHCKQKRPVILVGTKIDLRVGNEDSEVSTDEGVQLAKVIGADCYVECSSRDQKALKEVFQHVVFSALKFRKKKSNIFKKMFRRRSASFANY; encoded by the exons ATGAAGGGAGGAAACCAAAATATGAAGAACCTTGATGAGAAATTTGTGTACTGTGCCATCATGGGAGACAGTATGGTAGGAAAAACAAGCATCTCCGAGACCTATTCTAAGAGATATTTTAATGACAACTCTGAAAGCACAGTGTTTGACAACTATGTCGTTCCACTGCAAGTTGCTGGAGAGGAGTTTGGCATCAGTATGTTCGACACTGCAGGAAAG aaatgttttgaGAGCCTGAGAATGTTCTCCTATCAGGAATGTGAAGTCGTGCTTCTGTGTTTCTCGACCTGTGACCGGGGGACATTTCACTCTGTCAGTGACCTGTGGATGGCAGAACTGAAGAGACACTCCAAACATTGCAAACAGAAGAGACCAGTCATCCTGGTGGGCACCAAGATTGACCTCCGAGTAGGGAATGAAGACAGCGAGGTCAGCACTGACGAGGGTGTCCAACTGGCCAAGGTCATCGGTGCTGACTGCTATGTGGAGTGTTCGTCTCGTGACCAAAAGGCTTTGAAGGAGGTCTTTCAGCACGTTGTATTCTCCGCTCTCAAATTCAGGAAAAAGAAAAGCAACATTTTCAAGAAGATGTTCAGACGCAGAAGTGCCTCGTTTGCTAATTATTAA
- the LOC137295252 gene encoding cell division control protein 42 homolog encodes MKGSNTMKNLDRKFVYCAIMGDGMVGKTSISESYAEKSFNENSETTVFDNYVVPLQVAGEEFVISMFDNSAEKRFESLRAFSYRESEVLVLCFSTCDRETLTSINDLWMPELKRHSKQSKQKRPVILVGTKIDLRVGHEDSEVSTDEGVQLAKDIGADCYVECSARDHKGLKEVFQHVVFSALKFRKKNTNIIKKIFRRKSGSFVSY; translated from the exons ATGAAGGGAAGTAACACAATGAAGAACCTTGATAGGAAATTCGTGTACTGCGCTATCATGGGAGACGGCATGGTCGGCAAGACTAGCATCTCCGAGAGCTACGCCGAAAAATCATTCAATGAAAATTCTGAAACCACGGTGTTTGACAACTATGTCGTCCCACTTCAAGTTGCAGGAGAGGAGTTTGTCATCAGCATGTTCGACAATTCAGCCGAG AAACGTTTTGAGAGTCTAAGGGCATTCTCCTATCGAGAAAGCGaagttttagtactttgtttcTCGACCTGTGACCGAGAGACGCTGACCAGCATCAATGACCTGTGGATGCCAGAACTGAAGAGACACTCCAAACAATCCAAACAGAAGAGACCAGTCATCCTTGTGGGCACCAAGATTGACCTCAGGGTCGGCCATGAAGACAGCGAGGTCAGCACTGACGAGGGTGTCCAACTGGCCAAGGACATTGGTGCTGACTGCTACGTGGAGTGCTCAGCTCGTGACCACAAGGGTTTGAAGGAGGTCTTTCAACATGTTGTCTTCTCCGCTCTGAAATTCAGGAAAAAGAACACGAACATTATCAAGAAAATCTTTAGACGCAAAAGTGGTTCGTTTGTTAGTTATTAA